Below is a window of Vibrio gazogenes DNA.
AGAAAATGGAGACAATTTAAGATGAATCCGGTCATTGAAACTATTCAGAGCCATCGCTCGATTCGTTCCTTTCAAGAGAAACCACTCACAACAGAACAGATGGATGCCATTATTGCTTCTGGGATTGCAGCGTCTTCTTCAAGTTTGTTACAAACTGTCTCTATTATACGAGTTACGGATCAGGAGAAACGGCGGGTTTTAGCTGAACTTGCAGGAAATCAGTCTTATGTGGCAAGTGCAGCAGAATTTTTAGTTTTTTGCATTGATTACCAACGTCATGCTTCACTGAATCCAAATGTTCAGTCGGAATATACTGAGCTCACTTTGATTGGAGCGATTGATGCCGGGATTATGGCGCAGAACTGCTTGCTCGCGGCGGAGTCGATGGGGCTCGGCGGTGTTTATATTGGTGGCTTGCGCAATGCTCCGAAAGAAGTCGATGAGTTATTGGGATTACCACAATATACCGCGATCTTGTTTGGGATGTGTTTGGGATATCCGGCTCAAGATCCAGAGTTGAAACCACGTCTGAGCCCTCAAGTTATTGTTCATGAAAACAGCTATCAGCCATTAGATCACGCGCTGATCGATGAATATGACCAAAAAATGGAAGACTATTACCAGCATCGCTCGACAAATGCGAAGCAGCAAGCATGGTCTGATCAAGTCACCACCAAACTGAGTAAAGAGCAACGACCTTTTATTCGGGATTACCTGAACAGTAAGGGATTAGCCAAGAAATAACAGCGATAAAAAAGCCCAATTTTTTAATTGGGCTTTTTTTCGTGAACAATCTGAGACTATCATCATTTACACAAGGGGAATGAGCAGATTATCAGGTCAGCCCTTGAATAATGACAAATTTTTCCAGCAGTTCATCTTCTGTTTCAATATGGTCTGGATTTGTGATGATGCAATTGCTTATCGGACAAACCGACTGACAAGTCGGATGATCGTAATGGCCTTTACATTCGGTACAAAGATCCGGATTAATTTCATAAAGATGTTCACCAAATGAAATTGCATTATTCGGACACTCAGGTTCGCACATATCGCAATTGGTGCATTTACCGGTGATCAAAAGTGCCATATCACTTGCCTGTCGGGTTACGGGTATCCTGACCAACGTTCAGATTGCGCATCAGTAATGCATAATCGAGCTTGACGTCTTCAGGCACAGGAATATAAACGAAATGACCATTTCCTTTGGCGTCATCAATTGCCTCACTCTTGCGGTTTTCCATCGCTTCCAGTGTGAACACGATATTCCCTTGTGGCGTCATCAGTTCCAGACTATCGCCCAGACAGAACTTGTTCTTCACTTCAACTTCAACCAAATCACCACGACGTTTACCGGTAAATTCACCCACAAACTGCTGACTATCCGATACAGAATATCCATAGTCATAATTCTGGTAAGCATCATGCGTATGGCGACGTAAGAAACCTTCGGTATAGCCTCGGTGTGCCAGACTTTCCAGTGTGCCTAGCAGCGTCTCATCAAAAGGCTTGCCTGCCACAGCATCATCGATTGCTTTACGGTACACCTGAGCCGTCCGGGCACAATAATAGAATGATTTTGTCCGGCCTTCGATTTTCAGGGAATGAACCCCCATCTTCGTGAGACGCTCGACATGCTGTACCGCACGCAGATCTTTTGAGTTCATGATATAGGTGCCGTGCTCATCTTCGAAAGCCGCCATTTTTTCATCTGGCCGGTGGCTCTCAGACAGTAACACCACATCGTCTATCGGTTTGCCCGCTCCAATGGTGTTTTCCGGACGTTCGTTTTGCACTTCTATCGCTTGTGGCGAATTCGGATCAAATTGTTCGACGATCTGGCCGGCTTCGTCTTCTGTGCCTTTTTCGACTTTGTATTCCCAACGGCAGGCATTGGTGCATGTTCCCTGATTCGGATCGCGTTTGTTAATGTATCCGGACAGTAGGCAACGACCCGAATAGGCCATACAAAGTGCACCGTGAACAAATATTTCCAGTTCGGTGTCCGGACATTTTTCTCGG
It encodes the following:
- a CDS encoding YfhL family 4Fe-4S dicluster ferredoxin, with translation MALLITGKCTNCDMCEPECPNNAISFGEHLYEINPDLCTECKGHYDHPTCQSVCPISNCIITNPDHIETEDELLEKFVIIQGLT
- the yegQ gene encoding tRNA 5-hydroxyuridine modification protein YegQ, yielding MTTEKTFVPELLSPAGSLKNMRYAFAYGADAVYAGQPRYSLRVRNNEFNHENLKIGIDEAHAQGKMFYVVCNIQPHNSKLKTFIRDLKPVVDMGPDALIMSDPGLIMMVREAFPDMPIHLSVQANAVNWATVKFWSMHGVTRVILSRELSLEEIEEIREKCPDTELEIFVHGALCMAYSGRCLLSGYINKRDPNQGTCTNACRWEYKVEKGTEDEAGQIVEQFDPNSPQAIEVQNERPENTIGAGKPIDDVVLLSESHRPDEKMAAFEDEHGTYIMNSKDLRAVQHVERLTKMGVHSLKIEGRTKSFYYCARTAQVYRKAIDDAVAGKPFDETLLGTLESLAHRGYTEGFLRRHTHDAYQNYDYGYSVSDSQQFVGEFTGKRRGDLVEVEVKNKFCLGDSLELMTPQGNIVFTLEAMENRKSEAIDDAKGNGHFVYIPVPEDVKLDYALLMRNLNVGQDTRNPTGK
- the nfsA gene encoding oxygen-insensitive NADPH nitroreductase, whose protein sequence is MNPVIETIQSHRSIRSFQEKPLTTEQMDAIIASGIAASSSSLLQTVSIIRVTDQEKRRVLAELAGNQSYVASAAEFLVFCIDYQRHASLNPNVQSEYTELTLIGAIDAGIMAQNCLLAAESMGLGGVYIGGLRNAPKEVDELLGLPQYTAILFGMCLGYPAQDPELKPRLSPQVIVHENSYQPLDHALIDEYDQKMEDYYQHRSTNAKQQAWSDQVTTKLSKEQRPFIRDYLNSKGLAKK